In Flavobacterium gelatinilyticum, a genomic segment contains:
- a CDS encoding sulfotransferase family protein, with product MEKTLHPLFNWIPIKLIEIDNEIYFEWIYLSNVPFAEPFFDETLAKCKSHEYNSKTIKLISTAENVIEWSKELVSVELKSLVFHVSRCGSTMLSQSLATSPENIMISEAPIVDQVLRSDAFGPDKKSILLQAVIALLGQKRFPEQKNLILKLDAWNIFYASFFRSVFPDIPFALLYRKPSEVLKSHQKMMGMHMVPNLIPPSVFGITSKEIQEISFRQYGALILEKYFQGFLDFYAEDKNVTMLDYDKGMKNVIERFISFIKVQYSDRELEKMIERLKQHSKNKNEAFTGDSYKDDDLAVDLTNVNALHVKLNAGFVEDLVR from the coding sequence ATGGAAAAAACTCTACACCCGCTTTTTAACTGGATTCCGATTAAATTAATTGAAATAGATAACGAGATCTATTTTGAGTGGATTTATTTATCTAATGTTCCCTTTGCAGAACCTTTTTTTGATGAAACGCTTGCAAAGTGCAAAAGTCATGAATACAACAGTAAAACAATTAAATTAATAAGTACCGCCGAGAATGTAATTGAGTGGTCTAAAGAATTGGTTTCGGTTGAATTGAAATCGCTCGTGTTTCATGTTTCCAGATGCGGTTCAACCATGCTGAGTCAGTCTCTGGCCACTTCGCCAGAAAATATAATGATTTCTGAAGCACCAATTGTAGATCAGGTTTTACGAAGTGATGCCTTTGGTCCGGATAAAAAAAGCATCTTACTGCAAGCTGTAATTGCTTTGCTGGGACAAAAAAGATTTCCTGAACAAAAAAATCTCATATTAAAACTGGATGCCTGGAATATTTTCTATGCCTCTTTTTTCAGATCTGTTTTTCCTGATATACCTTTTGCTTTATTGTACAGAAAACCATCTGAAGTACTCAAATCACACCAGAAAATGATGGGAATGCACATGGTTCCCAATTTAATTCCGCCAAGTGTTTTTGGGATTACATCAAAGGAAATTCAGGAAATCAGTTTTCGTCAGTACGGTGCTTTGATTTTGGAAAAGTACTTTCAGGGATTTCTGGATTTTTATGCCGAAGACAAAAATGTAACCATGCTGGATTATGATAAAGGCATGAAGAATGTTATAGAAAGGTTTATTTCTTTTATTAAAGTACAGTATTCTGATAGAGAACTTGAAAAAATGATTGAACGTTTAAAACAGCATTCTAAAAATAAAAATGAGGCTTTTACCGGAGATTCCTATAAAGATGATGATTTAGCCGTTGACCTTACCAATGTAAATGCCCTGCACGTAAAGCTGAATGCCGGCTTTGTCGAAGATTTAGTGCGTTAA
- a CDS encoding ABC transporter ATP-binding protein, with translation MADPLIKITDIRRNFVLGNEIVYVLKGINLEINKGEYVALMGPSGSGKSTLMNLLGCLDTPTSGRYVLNGKDVSQMKDDELAEIRNKEIGFVFQTFNLLPRTTALDNVALPMIYAGYGKSDRIARATEVLKQVNLADRMDHQPNQLSGGQRQRVAVARALVNKPSIILADEPTGNLDSKTSVEIMKLFGDIHAQGNTVILVTHEEDIAAYAHRVIRLRDGLIESDTTK, from the coding sequence ATGGCAGATCCATTAATTAAAATAACCGACATAAGACGAAATTTTGTTCTGGGAAACGAAATCGTATATGTTTTAAAAGGAATTAATTTAGAAATCAATAAAGGAGAATATGTTGCTTTGATGGGACCTTCGGGATCCGGAAAATCGACTTTAATGAATTTATTAGGCTGTTTGGACACTCCAACTTCCGGGCGTTATGTTTTAAACGGAAAAGATGTCAGCCAGATGAAAGATGATGAACTTGCCGAAATTAGAAATAAAGAAATTGGCTTTGTTTTTCAAACCTTCAATCTTTTACCCAGAACCACAGCTCTGGATAATGTTGCCCTGCCTATGATTTATGCCGGTTACGGTAAATCTGACAGAATTGCACGCGCGACAGAAGTTCTAAAACAGGTAAATTTAGCTGACCGAATGGATCACCAGCCCAATCAGCTTTCAGGAGGACAGCGCCAGCGTGTTGCTGTTGCCCGTGCTTTGGTTAACAAACCTTCGATCATTCTTGCCGATGAACCAACAGGAAACCTAGACAGTAAAACTTCTGTAGAAATTATGAAGCTTTTTGGCGATATTCACGCGCAGGGAAACACAGTAATTCTGGTAACTCACGAAGAAGATATCGCAGCCTACGCACATCGTGTTATCCGTTTAAGGGATGGATTAATAGAAAGCGACACAACAAAATAA
- a CDS encoding DUF6565 domain-containing protein: MKNIKIVLGIALIALGFASCKDEKQEKAQKTVDSYVTYVDSVKNVAAADLKENWQDVEAEYDRRSQEAQAALADIKDNASATEKVNTSKIKYEEFKNEISAQFAPPAPSPKQQLRDALFGAGKIGDDMNFSWVNAQNIHSVYQQFVHTVEDNKDKYSREDWDEIKLMYEALDSRKNTVEKEGLTSEDNRKIAGLKVKFAPMYTVNRMGAKSEENKEAKK, encoded by the coding sequence ATGAAAAATATTAAAATAGTATTAGGAATTGCATTAATAGCTTTAGGTTTTGCTTCATGTAAAGATGAGAAACAAGAAAAAGCGCAAAAAACTGTAGACTCTTATGTAACCTACGTAGATTCTGTTAAAAATGTAGCTGCTGCAGATTTAAAAGAAAACTGGCAAGATGTAGAAGCCGAATATGACAGAAGATCTCAAGAGGCTCAGGCAGCTTTAGCAGATATTAAAGATAACGCCTCTGCTACAGAAAAAGTAAATACGAGCAAAATTAAATATGAAGAATTTAAAAACGAAATATCCGCCCAATTTGCCCCTCCGGCTCCAAGCCCGAAACAGCAATTAAGAGATGCTTTGTTTGGTGCTGGAAAAATAGGTGATGATATGAACTTCAGCTGGGTAAATGCTCAGAACATTCACAGCGTTTATCAGCAGTTCGTTCACACTGTAGAAGATAATAAAGACAAATATTCCAGAGAAGACTGGGATGAAATTAAGTTAATGTATGAAGCACTTGACAGCCGTAAAAATACGGTTGAGAAAGAAGGACTTACATCTGAAGATAACAGAAAAATCGCTGGCTTAAAAGTGAAATTTGCACCAATGTATACTGTTAACAGAATGGGAGCTAAGTCTGAAGAAAATAAAGAAGCTAAAAAATAA
- a CDS encoding aspartyl/asparaginyl beta-hydroxylase domain-containing protein translates to MNPSSCHLPISFSVEKLQRDLEICETKLWTPHFNTGRYEGNWTSVALRSQSGLENDIFSFPDKEYKNTELLESCPYFKEIMDWFQCEKEAVRLLRLGPDSEIKEHVDNDTSYEDGFFRIHVPIITNSEVYFYVDKKLVPMKMGECWYANFQLPHSVENKSSEPRIHLTLDCIRNEWSDELFSKMGFDISYSPNEMEYSDEMKQQIIAELSRNPSEINAKLIAELQSK, encoded by the coding sequence ATGAATCCTTCTTCCTGCCACCTCCCGATTTCTTTTTCAGTTGAAAAATTACAAAGAGATCTTGAGATTTGTGAAACAAAATTATGGACACCGCACTTTAATACCGGACGGTATGAAGGCAATTGGACGAGTGTTGCATTGCGGTCGCAGTCAGGATTGGAAAATGATATTTTTTCTTTTCCGGATAAGGAATATAAAAATACCGAACTGCTGGAAAGCTGTCCGTATTTTAAAGAAATCATGGACTGGTTTCAATGCGAAAAAGAAGCTGTACGATTATTACGATTAGGACCTGACAGCGAAATAAAAGAACATGTTGATAACGATACTTCGTATGAAGATGGGTTTTTCAGGATTCATGTACCGATTATTACCAATTCTGAGGTTTATTTTTATGTAGATAAAAAACTCGTTCCTATGAAAATGGGAGAGTGCTGGTATGCTAATTTCCAGTTGCCGCACAGTGTAGAAAACAAAAGTTCTGAACCCCGTATACACCTTACGCTCGATTGTATACGAAATGAATGGTCGGATGAATTGTTTTCTAAAATGGGATTTGATATTAGTTATTCTCCAAATGAAATGGAATATTCTGATGAGATGAAACAGCAGATTATAGCTGAGCTGTCCCGAAATCCATCCGAAATTAATGCTAAACTTATTGCCGAACTTCAGTCAAAATAA
- a CDS encoding DUF2795 domain-containing protein, with amino-acid sequence MYWTLELASYLSDAPWPANKDELIDYAIRAGAPLEVVENLQSIEDEGEIYESMEEIWPDYPTDEDYLWNEDEY; translated from the coding sequence ATGTATTGGACATTAGAATTAGCATCTTATTTAAGTGATGCGCCATGGCCTGCTAACAAAGATGAACTTATAGACTACGCTATTAGAGCTGGTGCTCCATTAGAAGTAGTAGAGAACCTTCAGTCTATCGAGGATGAAGGCGAGATATATGAATCAATGGAAGAAATTTGGCCTGATTATCCAACAGACGAAGATTATCTTTGGAATGAGGATGAATATTAG
- a CDS encoding TrmH family RNA methyltransferase — MIDLDYLAFLEDILTENRKSNFLKVLENRTKHFTVAVEDVFQMHNTSAVMRSCEVFGIQELNVIEQRFGKRIDKEIALGAQKWVDINRFDSVSGCLTDLRSKGYQIIATTPHEKDCMLEDFDITKPSALFFGTEKEGLSKEIMDNADGFLKIPMVGFTESLNISVSAAIIIQNLTNRLRRSDINWKLTEEEILVKRLDWAKNSIKDIKRIEARYYQDNPR, encoded by the coding sequence ATGATTGATTTAGATTACCTCGCATTTTTAGAAGATATATTAACAGAGAACAGAAAAAGTAATTTTTTAAAAGTATTAGAAAACCGTACCAAACATTTTACAGTTGCTGTAGAAGATGTTTTTCAGATGCATAATACAAGTGCTGTAATGCGCAGCTGTGAGGTTTTCGGGATTCAGGAACTAAATGTTATCGAGCAGCGGTTTGGTAAAAGAATCGATAAGGAAATTGCTTTAGGTGCTCAAAAATGGGTAGATATTAACAGATTTGATTCGGTTTCAGGATGCCTTACGGATTTAAGAAGCAAAGGCTATCAGATTATCGCGACAACACCTCACGAAAAAGACTGCATGCTGGAGGATTTTGATATTACTAAACCCAGCGCCTTATTTTTTGGAACAGAAAAAGAAGGTTTATCAAAAGAAATCATGGACAATGCCGATGGTTTCTTAAAAATACCAATGGTTGGTTTTACCGAAAGTCTGAATATTTCGGTTTCTGCCGCAATCATCATTCAAAACTTAACCAACAGATTAAGAAGATCTGATATTAACTGGAAATTGACAGAAGAAGAAATTCTGGTAAAACGTCTGGACTGGGCAAAAAACTCTATAAAAGATATAAAACGAATTGAAGCGCGTTATTATCAGGATAACCCAAGATAA
- a CDS encoding four helix bundle protein: protein MDYKELLAYKKSFEIAMEIFELSKIFPTEEKYSLTDQIRRSSRSVTANIAEAYRKRRYMNHFISKLTDSDAENSETNTWLEFSLACKYISKEVFESLNTKNIEIGKLINYMINNPTKFGCQNNKTEKLKTQPSLKTETEN from the coding sequence ATGGATTACAAAGAATTACTGGCTTATAAAAAGTCATTTGAGATTGCTATGGAAATTTTTGAATTATCAAAAATATTTCCAACAGAAGAAAAATATTCGCTGACCGATCAAATAAGAAGATCTTCGCGAAGTGTTACAGCTAATATTGCAGAAGCATATCGAAAAAGGAGATATATGAATCATTTTATAAGCAAACTGACTGATAGTGATGCTGAAAACTCTGAAACGAATACATGGCTGGAATTTTCTCTGGCTTGTAAATACATAAGTAAAGAAGTGTTTGAATCGTTAAACACTAAAAATATAGAAATTGGAAAACTAATAAATTATATGATTAACAATCCAACAAAGTTTGGATGCCAAAATAACAAAACTGAAAAACTAAAAACTCAACCCAGTCTGAAAACTGAGACTGAAAACTGA
- a CDS encoding cob(I)yrinic acid a,c-diamide adenosyltransferase yields MKVYTKTGDKGTTALFGGTRVPKDHIRIDSYGTVDELNSYIGLIRDQEIDSHYKTILIEIQDRLFTVGAILATPQEKEVLKNGELRLKNLGIIESDIELLENEIDKMEESLPQMTHFVLPGGHPTVSHCHIARCICRRAERLAVHLSHNEHVPEIAIMYLNRLSDYLFVLARKLSSDLKAEEVKWIPRK; encoded by the coding sequence ATGAAAGTATATACCAAAACAGGCGATAAAGGAACAACAGCACTTTTTGGAGGCACACGTGTTCCTAAAGATCATATTCGCATTGACAGTTACGGAACAGTCGACGAATTAAATTCGTATATCGGATTGATTCGCGATCAGGAAATCGATTCACATTATAAAACTATATTAATCGAAATTCAGGACCGTCTTTTTACTGTGGGCGCCATTTTGGCAACGCCGCAGGAAAAAGAAGTTTTAAAAAACGGCGAACTTCGGTTAAAAAACCTTGGAATAATCGAGTCGGATATTGAATTGCTCGAAAACGAAATAGATAAAATGGAAGAAAGTCTTCCGCAAATGACTCATTTTGTTCTTCCGGGTGGTCATCCAACCGTGTCACATTGTCATATTGCACGCTGTATATGCCGTCGTGCGGAACGTTTGGCAGTACATTTAAGTCATAATGAACATGTTCCTGAAATCGCAATCATGTACTTAAACCGACTTTCTGACTACCTTTTTGTCTTGGCACGAAAGTTGTCCTCAGACCTAAAAGCAGAGGAAGTAAAGTGGATTCCCAGAAAGTAA
- a CDS encoding XRE family transcriptional regulator yields MEQKIHQGRNVKRFREMLGIKQEALAYDLGEDWNQKKISMLEQKEVIEDNLLKQISSSLKIPIEAFQNFDEERAVNVIASTFNAHDYATGLIINNYNPIEKIIQLHEEKIALYERMLKEKEDMMTKLEKLINK; encoded by the coding sequence ATGGAACAGAAAATTCATCAGGGAAGAAACGTAAAACGTTTTAGAGAAATGCTTGGCATCAAACAAGAAGCACTTGCTTATGATTTGGGAGAAGACTGGAACCAGAAAAAAATTTCTATGCTGGAACAGAAAGAAGTAATTGAAGACAATCTGCTTAAACAAATCTCTAGTTCTTTGAAAATTCCTATTGAAGCTTTTCAAAATTTTGATGAAGAACGAGCAGTAAATGTTATTGCAAGCACATTCAATGCGCATGATTACGCGACTGGACTTATAATTAATAACTACAATCCAATTGAAAAGATAATTCAATTACATGAAGAGAAAATTGCATTGTATGAGCGTATGCTGAAAGAAAAAGAAGATATGATGACAAAGCTTGAAAAATTAATCAACAAATAA
- a CDS encoding FKBP-type peptidyl-prolyl cis-trans isomerase has translation MKHLILTLLSVVLLSSCASDKDETKDYTAQNEQEIVDYLAANNLTAERNNSGLYFIIEEQGEGEKFPEATSNVTVVYRGYYTNGNTFDESDPDAETEEEKKGASFGLNQVILGWKEGIPKFKPGGKGKLFIPAHLGYGSHNYNGIPGGSVLIFDITLKSIN, from the coding sequence ATGAAACACCTTATATTAACCCTGCTATCTGTTGTTCTCCTAAGCTCATGCGCAAGCGATAAGGATGAAACAAAAGATTACACTGCTCAAAACGAACAGGAAATTGTTGATTATTTAGCTGCAAACAACCTTACTGCAGAAAGAAATAATTCTGGTTTATACTTTATTATTGAAGAACAAGGTGAAGGTGAAAAGTTTCCTGAAGCAACTTCAAATGTGACTGTTGTTTACAGAGGATATTACACAAACGGAAATACATTTGACGAAAGTGATCCGGATGCAGAAACAGAGGAAGAGAAAAAAGGTGCGTCGTTTGGTTTAAATCAGGTAATACTGGGATGGAAAGAAGGAATTCCTAAATTTAAACCAGGAGGAAAAGGCAAACTTTTTATTCCTGCACATTTAGGCTACGGCAGCCACAATTACAACGGTATTCCCGGAGGATCTGTACTTATATTTGATATTACATTAAAATCAATCAACTAA
- the secA gene encoding preprotein translocase subunit SecA — MSFINSIIKVFVGDKSQKDVKALQPYLNKIKTFETPLMSLSNDELRGRTVYFKDKIKEARADKDAKIASLKAEVENIEDIDKREDIYDAIDALEKEAYEISEKTLLEILPEAFSVVKETARRFKENSHIEVTATPKDREFSAAKSYITIDGEKAIWANKWNAAGKDITWDMIHYDVQLIGGMVLHEGKVAEMQTGEGKTLVATLPLYLNALTGNGVHLVTVNDYLAKRDSTWKAPLFEFHGLSVDCIDNHQPSTEARKKAYDADITYGTNNEFGFDYLRDNMAHSPNDLVQRKHNFAIVDEVDSVLIDDARTPLIISGPVPQGDRHEFNELKPKIENLVAQQRQLANGFLAEAKKLIKEGNTKEGGFLLLRAYRSLPKNKALIKFLSEEGIKQLLQKTENQYMQDNNREMHKVDEALYFVIEEKNNQVELTDNGIKYLSGDTDSDFFVLPDIGTEIAAIEKQKLDKDAEAEAKERLFQDFGVKSERIHTLTQLLKAYALFEKDVEYVIMDNKIMIVDEQTGRIMDGRRYSDGLHQAIEAKENVKIEAATQTFATVTLQNYFRMYSKLGGMTGTAVTEAGELWQIYKLDVVEIPTNRPIARQDKEDYIYKTTREKFNAVIEDVTELSNAGRPVLIGTTSVEISELLSRMLKMRGITHNVLNAKMHKQEAQIVEEAGKAGVVTIATNMAGRGTDIKLSPEVKAAGGLAIVGTERHDSRRVDRQLRGRSGRQGDPGSSQFYVSLEDNLMRLFGSERVAKVMDRMGLKEGEVIQHSMMTKSIERAQKKVEENNFGVRKRLLEYDDVMNSQREVVYKRRRHALFGERLKLDIANMLYDTCELIVSQNKVANDFKGFDFDLIRYFGITAPVSEADFVKLSEIEITGKVYKEALAFYTEKTERSAREAFPIIKGVFEEPNNQFERIVVPFTDGIKTLNVVTDLKRAYESEGAQLIADFEKNITLSIVDEAWKKHLRKMDELKQSVQLAVHEQKDPLLIYKLEAFNLFRGMLDNVNKEVISFLFKGDLPAQNAPEIHEAREVRQKENLQLSKDEIPNSEEMNREAGETQQRQVTETIVRDMPKINRNDTVTVQEVATGKTETMKYKKAEALIAAGTWVLIN; from the coding sequence ATGAGTTTCATAAACAGCATCATCAAGGTCTTTGTTGGGGATAAATCCCAAAAAGACGTCAAAGCTTTACAACCTTATTTAAATAAAATTAAAACATTCGAAACTCCTTTAATGAGTCTTTCAAACGACGAATTAAGAGGAAGAACCGTTTATTTTAAGGATAAAATCAAAGAAGCAAGAGCAGATAAAGACGCTAAAATTGCTTCGCTTAAAGCTGAAGTTGAAAATATTGAGGATATCGACAAAAGAGAAGATATTTATGATGCAATAGATGCTCTTGAAAAAGAAGCTTATGAAATCTCTGAAAAAACTTTATTGGAAATTCTTCCTGAAGCATTCTCAGTTGTAAAAGAAACAGCACGCCGTTTCAAGGAAAACTCTCATATTGAAGTTACTGCAACTCCTAAAGACCGTGAATTCTCTGCTGCAAAATCATACATCACTATTGATGGTGAAAAAGCAATCTGGGCAAACAAATGGAACGCTGCCGGAAAAGACATTACGTGGGACATGATTCACTACGATGTTCAGTTAATTGGAGGTATGGTGCTTCACGAAGGTAAAGTTGCCGAAATGCAGACGGGTGAAGGTAAAACTTTGGTTGCAACACTTCCGCTTTACTTAAACGCTTTAACCGGAAACGGAGTTCACTTAGTAACCGTGAATGACTACTTGGCAAAACGTGACAGCACATGGAAAGCACCTTTATTCGAATTCCACGGTTTATCTGTTGATTGTATCGACAACCACCAGCCAAGTACCGAAGCCAGAAAAAAAGCTTACGATGCTGATATCACATACGGAACCAACAACGAGTTTGGTTTTGACTACCTAAGAGATAACATGGCGCATTCGCCAAACGATTTAGTTCAGAGAAAACACAATTTTGCAATTGTCGACGAGGTCGATTCTGTATTAATTGATGATGCGAGAACACCGCTTATTATTTCAGGACCGGTTCCTCAGGGAGACCGTCATGAATTTAACGAATTGAAACCAAAAATCGAAAACTTAGTTGCACAACAACGTCAGTTAGCGAATGGTTTCTTAGCCGAAGCTAAAAAGTTAATCAAAGAAGGAAACACTAAAGAAGGTGGTTTCTTATTATTAAGAGCTTACAGAAGTTTACCTAAAAACAAAGCCTTAATTAAATTTTTGAGTGAAGAAGGAATTAAACAATTACTTCAAAAAACCGAAAATCAATACATGCAGGATAACAATCGCGAAATGCACAAAGTTGACGAAGCTTTGTATTTTGTGATTGAAGAGAAAAACAATCAGGTAGAATTGACTGACAATGGTATCAAATACCTTTCTGGAGATACTGATTCTGATTTCTTCGTTTTACCGGACATTGGAACTGAGATTGCTGCAATCGAAAAACAAAAATTAGACAAAGACGCTGAAGCTGAAGCCAAAGAAAGATTATTTCAGGATTTTGGCGTAAAAAGCGAGCGTATTCATACTTTAACACAACTTTTAAAAGCATACGCTTTATTCGAAAAAGATGTAGAGTACGTTATCATGGACAACAAAATTATGATTGTCGATGAGCAGACAGGCCGTATCATGGACGGACGTCGTTATTCTGACGGATTACACCAGGCGATTGAAGCAAAAGAAAATGTAAAAATCGAAGCCGCAACGCAGACTTTTGCAACGGTAACTTTACAGAACTACTTTAGAATGTACAGCAAATTAGGCGGTATGACCGGTACTGCTGTTACAGAGGCTGGAGAGTTATGGCAGATTTACAAACTGGATGTGGTTGAAATTCCAACAAACCGTCCAATTGCAAGACAAGACAAAGAAGATTATATCTACAAAACTACACGTGAGAAATTCAATGCTGTAATCGAAGACGTTACTGAATTATCAAACGCCGGAAGACCGGTATTGATTGGAACAACTTCTGTAGAGATTTCAGAATTATTAAGCCGTATGCTTAAAATGAGAGGAATCACACACAACGTATTGAATGCTAAAATGCACAAGCAAGAGGCGCAAATCGTTGAAGAAGCAGGTAAAGCCGGAGTTGTAACTATTGCAACAAACATGGCTGGTCGTGGTACCGATATTAAACTATCTCCGGAGGTAAAAGCTGCAGGAGGTTTAGCAATCGTGGGTACAGAGCGTCATGATTCCCGTCGTGTAGACAGACAGTTACGTGGTCGTTCTGGTCGTCAGGGAGATCCGGGAAGTTCTCAATTCTACGTTTCTCTAGAAGATAACTTAATGCGTTTATTTGGTTCTGAAAGAGTTGCGAAAGTAATGGACAGAATGGGACTTAAAGAAGGTGAAGTTATTCAGCATTCTATGATGACTAAATCTATTGAACGTGCTCAGAAAAAAGTAGAAGAAAACAACTTTGGTGTTCGTAAACGTTTATTAGAATATGATGACGTAATGAACTCGCAGCGTGAGGTAGTTTACAAACGTCGTCGTCACGCATTATTTGGCGAGCGTCTTAAATTAGATATCGCAAACATGCTTTACGATACCTGCGAATTAATCGTAAGCCAAAATAAAGTTGCAAATGATTTCAAAGGATTTGATTTTGATTTAATTCGTTATTTTGGAATTACGGCTCCGGTTTCAGAAGCTGATTTTGTTAAATTATCTGAAATTGAAATTACAGGAAAAGTATACAAAGAAGCTTTGGCTTTCTATACAGAAAAAACCGAAAGAAGCGCAAGAGAAGCTTTCCCAATCATAAAAGGAGTTTTTGAAGAACCAAACAATCAGTTTGAAAGAATCGTAGTGCCATTTACTGACGGAATTAAAACCCTGAATGTAGTAACAGACCTAAAAAGAGCCTACGAAAGCGAAGGTGCTCAGTTAATAGCTGATTTTGAGAAAAACATCACACTTTCGATTGTTGATGAGGCCTGGAAAAAACACTTACGTAAAATGGACGAATTGAAACAATCTGTTCAGTTAGCTGTTCACGAACAAAAAGATCCGTTACTAATTTACAAATTAGAAGCTTTCAACTTGTTTAGAGGAATGCTTGACAACGTTAACAAAGAAGTTATTTCATTCTTGTTCAAAGGTGATTTACCTGCTCAAAATGCTCCGGAAATTCACGAAGCAAGAGAAGTTCGTCAAAAAGAAAACTTACAATTAAGTAAAGACGAAATTCCAAACAGCGAAGAAATGAACCGTGAAGCAGGAGAAACACAACAGCGTCAGGTTACTGAAACAATCGTGAGAGATATGCCAAAAATCAACAGAAACGATACTGTTACAGTTCAGGAAGTTGCTACTGGTAAAACAGAAACAATGAAGTACAAAAAAGCTGAAGCTTTAATTGCTGCAGGAACATGGGTTCTGATTAACTAA
- a CDS encoding O-methyltransferase yields MLFQIKSYLKFLWESKNEHGVHSPFVFNLLTKCFYDKKPKPEYQILKKYRKSLLENKNFIDVTDFGAGSKVFKSNRRQISKIASTAGISPKRAELLFRVTQYFQPKNILEIGTSLGLATSALALGNPKAKVVTIEGCPNTANAAQNQLAEFDCNNVENVISEFESFLISENIQAVNYNLIYFDGNHSKKATLAYFDLLLPTIDNDSVWIFDDIHWSEDMEEAWEIIKNHPQVKVTIDTFQWGFVFFRREQPKEHFIIRA; encoded by the coding sequence ATGCTGTTTCAAATTAAATCGTATCTAAAATTTCTTTGGGAATCTAAAAACGAACATGGAGTTCATTCTCCGTTTGTTTTTAATTTGCTGACCAAATGTTTTTACGACAAAAAACCAAAACCGGAATATCAAATTCTAAAAAAATACCGAAAATCACTTTTAGAAAACAAAAACTTTATTGACGTAACCGATTTTGGAGCCGGTTCAAAAGTCTTTAAATCAAACCGAAGACAGATTTCTAAAATTGCTTCAACTGCAGGAATTTCGCCAAAACGTGCCGAATTATTGTTTCGGGTAACGCAGTATTTTCAGCCAAAAAACATTCTGGAAATAGGAACTTCTTTGGGTTTGGCAACTTCTGCCCTGGCTTTAGGGAATCCCAAAGCTAAAGTGGTTACAATTGAAGGCTGTCCGAACACAGCAAATGCTGCACAAAATCAGCTGGCTGAATTTGATTGTAATAATGTCGAAAATGTAATTTCTGAATTTGAATCTTTTTTAATTTCCGAGAATATTCAAGCTGTAAATTACAACCTAATATATTTTGACGGAAATCATTCTAAAAAAGCAACTCTAGCATATTTTGATCTTTTATTGCCAACAATAGACAATGATTCTGTTTGGATTTTCGATGACATTCATTGGTCAGAAGATATGGAAGAAGCTTGGGAAATCATTAAAAATCATCCTCAAGTAAAAGTCACGATTGATACTTTTCAATGGGGATTTGTATTTTTTAGAAGAGAACAGCCGAAAGAGCATTTTATAATTCGAGCATAA